From Acidobacteriota bacterium:
ACAATTACGGGTATGATTTTCCCGAAGCCTACGCTATCCAAAAAGATGGCAGGATGTATTACGCCTTTTACGCGCCAAATCCTCCCGCGCCCTGGAAAGGCCAATTGGAGTTGCGGGGCCTTGGTCCTGGCCAGTACCGTGTTTTTGATTACGAGAACGAAAAGGAGCTTGGGACTGTCGACGCCTCAAATCCCGGGCTGAAGGCAGAGTTCAATCATCACTTGCTACTGGAAGTCAGCAAGCTGTGATGGATAGTCCCGCAGGTGCGGCAGCGAAAGGAGTTGGGCGAATCCCGTACCTGGCTATCACCTCAGGACCTTGATTCGCATGTTGCGGAACTCGGTGCGCGAGCCTTCGGCTTCAAGGCCGAGATAACCCTTGAGGTTTTTGCAATCGTCGAATTCGCTGGCTGTGGTTCCGTTCACTTTCAGGATGAGTTCTGCGCCCTGGCAGTGAATGTCAAAAGTGTTCCATTCTCCGGCAGGCTTCACGGGGTTTACCTTTATCAGGGATTTTAGGTTAAAGCTGATGGGCCCTTTTTCAGCAGGGTTGTCGTAACCAAACCAGTAGCCGCCGCTCGCGCTTCCCACCTGTGCCTGGTACCAGATGCTCCCGTTGTCATTGTTGCGGACAAAAACTCCACTGTTATAACCGTTGTTGTCTTCGTGTTTGGCGAGCCGCCACTCCACATGGAACAGAAAGTCGCCTAACTCGTGCCCGTAGCGGAGCCACTCATGTCCGCCGTCGCCCGCGCAGACCAGCGCGTGGCTTGCGATATCTACGCTCCACTGGGATTGCTGCGGCAGCCTTCGGTCCGGCGGAATCGCGACACGCGTCCAATTGTCAAAGGAGGGGCCGGGCATTATGTCAATCCAGCCGGCTTTCTCCGGCGCTGCCAGACTTTCACCGCGCGGGGCCATGGTTATACCAGTTAATAACAGAAGAAAGATAACAGTGCTCGGGAACACAGCGGTTTTCATGACTGCACCTTCTTAAGCTGGTTATTGTAGATTGTGAGACTTCGCGTGAGATCATGACGGAGCTGATTTCGCCCGTGTGCATGTTCATGCCGTTAGCGTCAAACGCGATGTTCAGGTTAAGATAGCAGGTTGCTGAAAAATGCCAGGGCGCTGTGCCGCCGGGAGCGAATTTTTCAGCATTCTGGTACGCCATCATATTACAAGTGAGGAGATATTGATGATACGGAATCTTGCGAAGTCAAAATACTATCTATTAATGGGCGCGGCCCTTCTGTTGACAGGCCTTTTCGCCGCGGGCTGCACTACCACGTACCTGGAGACAAGCGGCAGGATGTCCAATCAGAGTACCAGCAAGCACGTCAAGGGCTATCAGGTGGGTGACTCGGGCACTATCAGACCCGTGGCGCCGCCTGCCTTTGTGCGCTAGCCCGCTGGAGCGTTTCGCCATCCGTTCTGCATCGCGCCTGCAGGTATGGTGCTGGCTGTCTACACATTTCCGCGCTTCATTTCCTGCATCAAGTGATCGCATGAACGGACACAAAGAGCCATGATCGTCAAGGTGGGGTTTTGGCAGGCGCTGGACGCGAACGCCGCCCCGTCAAGGACCATCAGGTTCGGAACGTCGTGGCATTGCTGGAATTGGTTGATCACAGACTTTTTTTGATCGCTTCCCATCCGCGCAACCCCAACCTCATGGATTCCGTAACCGGGCTGGCGGTCCGGAACTG
This genomic window contains:
- a CDS encoding DUF1080 domain-containing protein — its product is MKTAVFPSTVIFLLLLTGITMAPRGESLAAPEKAGWIDIMPGPSFDNWTRVAIPPDRRLPQQSQWSVDIASHALVCAGDGGHEWLRYGHELGDFLFHVEWRLAKHEDNNGYNSGVFVRNNDNGSIWYQAQVGSASGGYWFGYDNPAEKGPISFNLKSLIKVNPVKPAGEWNTFDIHCQGAELILKVNGTTASEFDDCKNLKGYLGLEAEGSRTEFRNMRIKVLR